The DNA region GCGGTCGCGTTCGGCGAGGCGCTGCGGCCCGAGTTCCGTGAGTACGCCGCGCAGGTGATCAAGAACGCGCAGGCGCTGGCGCAGGCCTTCATGGACAAGGGCTACCGGGTCGTGTCGGGCGGCACCGACAACCACCTCTTCCTGCTGGACCTGCGGCCCCAGGGGCTAAACGGCACCAAGGCCACCAAGCGGCTGGACGCCAACCACATCACCATCTCCAAGTCCACCCTGCCCTACGACACCGAGAAAATTCTGCACGGCGGCGGCATCCGCATCGGCACGCCTGCGGTGACCACGCGCGGCATGACGGAGGCCGATATGCCCAAGATCGCGGACCTGATCGACCGGGCGCTCAAGGGCGAGGACGTGAAGGCGGAGGTCCACGGCTGGATGGGGAGCTTTCCGTTGCCCTGAGCATCCCGCCCCCTGCCCTGGCCCCCGGCACGTCCGGGGGTCGGCCCTATTCGGGCCGCAGCGTGAGCAGCGTCACTTCCGGCGGGCAGAGGTTGCGCAGCGGCACCCCGCTGACCCCCAACCCCCGGCTCACGTAGCCCGGCGTGCCGTGGGCACCCTGCACCCAGCCCATCGCGTAGCGCTGGCCGTACTTGCTGGGCACGACCGGAGCGCCCACGACCGGCAGCCGAATCTGCCCGCCGTGGGTGTGGCCCGACAGGACCAGCCCGACGCGCTGGGGCAGATCGGGCAGCAGGTCGGGGTTGTGGCTCAGGAGCACGCTGGCCTGCCCCTCCCCTGCTCCGGCGAGCGCCGCCCTCACGTCCGGCTCGCCGCGCCACAGGTCGTCCACGCCGCCCACCCACAGGTCGTCCCGCACCGAGCGGCCCGCGTTGCGCAGCACAGTGATGCCTGCCGCCGCAAAGGCCGCCGCCACCTGCTCGCGGCGCTCGGCCCAGCCTGGGATGCCCTGGCCCAGCACGCCCCGGTCGTAGGCCCCGAAGGAGCCGTAGTCGTGGTTGCCCCATACCGCGTAGACCCCCAGCGGCGCCCGCAGCCGCGCGAGTTCGGTCAGGAGGGGCGCGGGGTCCACGTCCGAGCGCACGTCCAGAAAATCGCCGCCCAGCAGCACGAGGTCGGGCTGGGCCGCGTTCGCCGTGTCCACCCAGGCGCGAATCTGCCGCTCGAAGATGTAGAGGCCGTAGTGCAGGTCGGTCAGAAAGGCCACCCGCAGCGGTGAGCGCAACCCCGGTAACACCCCTTCCTCGCGCACGGTGCCGAAGTCGTAGGCCTGGGCCACGCCCACGCCCCCCAGGGTGCCCAGCGCCAGCGTGCCGCCCAGCAGTCCGCGCAGGAAACGGCGGCGGCCAGGGTCGGTGGACGAGGCGGGGACCTTCATGGGGTTCAGGGTACCGGCGGGGGGTGAGAGGGGCACCCGTCAAAAGATGGAGGGGGCGCTACACTCGCCCCATGACCCCCTCCTCCTCCCCTGACGCCTGGGCCGACCTGCTGGTGGTGGACGTGCTCGACGAGGACGCGGGCCTCGCCGAGGTGGAAGACAGCCGGGGCCGCACCTACGCCCTCCCCGCCGAGTGGCTCCCCGGCGTGGCCGACGGCGCGGCGTACCGGGTGGGCGGGGAGGCCGGGCACCTCACTTTTATCCCCGACCCCACCGGCGCCCGCGAGCTGCGCGAACGCTCCAAGCAAACGCTGCTCGACTTCGCGGATGAGCCGGGAGACGGCTGAGATGACCCGGCCCGTCGTCATCCTGCCCGACCTGCACGGGCGGCTGGACCTGCTGGAGGGGGCGCTGGAGTACGCCGGGCGCGAGTGGGGGCCGCAAGTCCACTTCCTGAGCCTGGGCGACGCCATCGACCGGGGGCCGCAGAGCGTGGCCTGCGCGGGGACACTGCTGGACCTCGCGCGGGCGGGCCGGGCCACCCTCCTGATGGGCAACCACGAGCGCATGGCGCAGGAGGGCTTGCAGTGGTACCGCGCCTACCTGACCTCGCAGGACCCCGCCGACTATCGCCGGGCGCTGGAGGGCTTTCGCTGGTGGATAGGCAACGGCGGCGAGAGCGTGCGCCGCGAGGTGGGGGCGCTGACGCTGGAGACCTTTCCGACCGGGCTGGCCGAGTACCTCGATACCCTGACGCGGGTGGTGTATGTGACCGGGGATGGGGAGGTGCACCGCGCGGTGCCCGCTGAACCCAGCGTGCTCGTCGCCCACGCCAGCCCGCCCGTTCAGCACCGCCAGTACCCCAGCCCCGAGTCGGCGGCACTGTGGCTGCGGCCCTTCGAGGGGCCGTTTCCGCTGCCGCCGGGAGTCACCTACAGCGTCCACGGGCACACCCCGGTGCGGGCGCCCACCCGGCTGGCGCGGCACGTCTACCTCGACCTGGGGGCCTATGAGACAGGCCGGGTCGCGCTGCTGACCGTGCGGGGGCCGGAGGACGTGGCGGCCCCGCCCCCCGTCACCGTGCTGGAAGGCCGGGGCGACCCCGCCGCCGCCCGCCGCTATCCCACCTTCGGGGAGGCGCTCCCCGTGGGGCTCGCCGCCCGGACCGGAGGTCACCCATGAACCGACACCTGCGTTTGTCCACTCCCTGGGGGACCTGGTGAGCCGCCGCAGCGAGGCCGCCGGACGGCTGCGCCCGCTGTGGGACGCCCTGACCGCCGGGGACCCCGAGGCCGTCCACCGCGCCCGCAAGCTCACCCGCCGCGCCCAGGCCGAGCTGCGGGTCGCCGACGCCGGGGGGAAGACCGAGCGGGCCTGGCGCGACCTGCGCCGCGCCGCCGCCCCGCTGCGCGACCACGACGTGGCCGGGGACCATCTGCGTCAGGCGCTGACCGAACTGGACGTGCCGGGCGACACCCTCGCCTACTTCGACCGCACCTGGGCCGAGCGCCGCGCGGCGCGATTGGCGGCGACTGAGTGGCCGGAGCCTCCTCCCGCCTTCAAGCTGAGGCGGGGCTGGAAGGACCGCGCCCGCCGCCTGATTCGCAGGGACGGCAAGCGGCTGCTGGCCGCCGGGGAAGCCGCGCTCGCCACCCACGACGCCGAGCAGTGGCACGACTGGCGCAAACGCCTTAAGCGCTACCGTTACACGCTCGCGCTGCTGGGCGAGGTGCCCCCGGTGCTGACCGACACGCTCGAAGCCCTGGGTCGCTTTCAGGACGCCGAGGTCGTGCTGGGCATCCTGCACGGCGACCCCGACCTCTTGCGCTACGAGCGTGCCCGCCTGATCGCGCGGGAGGAAGTGGCCCGTAACAAAGCCCAGGGGCGGGTGCGTGAACTGTTCCCGGAGCTGGCCCGTTTGCTCAGCGTGGGGGACGCGGGGGAGGACTGAACCGGGCCTCGGCCTGGGCCAGAGCCTCCGGCGTGTCCACGTCGAGGAGTTGACCAGCGGAAACGTCCACATCCACGGCCCCCGCCGCATGTGCCCGCAGCACCGAGCGGGGGCCGTGGTCGGCGTCCGGCAGGGCGAGCACCTCCGGCCAGAGGTCGGCCCGGAGGAGGTGGGGCGGGGCGTGGACGGCCTCCTCCCCATAGCGGGCCAGCACGAGGGGCGCCCCCGTCTCCCGGAACGCCGAGACGAGTGCCCGGTGCGTGTCTGCCGTCACCAGCGGCATATCCGCCAACGCGAAGGCCGCCGCACTCACCCCCTCCGGGAGCGCCCCCAGCGCGACCCGGAAGGAGGAGAGCAGTCCCCGTTCCGGCTGCGGATTCTCGACCACCATGAAGGGCCACTCCGAGAGTGCCGCCCGCACCCCCTCCCCCACCTCGCCGGGGGGCACGGCCGCGAGCAGGCCGCCGTACCCTCCCGCCGCGAGCGACGCGGCCGCGTACGCGATCAAGGGGCGCCCACCCAGCAGCACCAGCGGCTTGGGCCGACCCATCCGGCGGCCCCGTCCAGCGGCGAGGAGGATGCCCCAAACAGGACGGGGGGAAGTGGGGGGCATGGGGGGAGTGTAGGAGAAAACCTCTGACCTGCACTCACGCTCCCCACCCTGGGGCACAATGGGGGGACCCACAACCCGCCCCCTTCCCGAGGTGATGTCCCCCGAGGTGACCCCATGAAACTGAGCTACAGCGGCCAGGAACACGTGCAAGCGCCCCCGGCGGCGGTCTGGGCTTTTGTTCAGGACCCCGAACGGGTGGCCCGCTGCCTGCCCGACGTGCAGGAAGTCGTGGTCCACGACCAGACCCATATGGACGCGACTGTGCAGGTCGGCGTGGGCATGGTGCGCGGCAAGTTCAAGTTCAAGATCGAGGTCTTGCCTGATGAGGCCGCCAACCGGGTGAACGTGAAGGTGCAAGGCGGCGGCCTGGGCAGCATGGTGGACCTGACGGCGGGAGCGAACATCGTGGACAACGGGAACGGGACGACCACGCTGGACTGGACCGGCGACGCGACCATGCGCGGCCCGGTGGCGACCGTGGGGGGGCGGGTGCTGGACGCGCAGGCGCAGAAGTTGATCGAGAAGACCTTCCAGAACATGAGCGCCCAGGTCGGCGCTAACGCCGGAACCCTGGCGTGACCGCGCCCCCCGAACCCCCCGACCTCCGCGCCGCCTTCCGCGAGCGGGGCTACGTGGCGGGGGGCGCCCTGGCGACGGCCCTGCGGCTGGTCGTGGCGCTGGGCAAACCGCTCCTGCTGGAAGGGCCAGCGGGCGTCGGCAAGACGGAGGCCGCCAAGACCCTCGCGGCGGCGCTGGGCACCCGCCTAATTCGCCTTCAGTGCTACGAGGGGCTGGACGCGCAATCGGCCCTCTACGAGTGGAACTACGCCCGCCAACTGCTGCACCTGCGGGCGGCGGAGGCAGGGGGGCGACCCGTCCGCGACGCCGACCTGTACGGCCCCGAGTTCCTGATGCAGCGGCCCCTGCTCGAAGCGATTCGGCAGTCCGCGCCCCCGGTCCTCCTGATCGACGAGGTGGACCGGGCGGACGACGCCTTTGAAGCCTTCCTACTCGAACTGCTCGCCGAGTGGCAGGTCACGGTGCCGGAACTGGGCACCCTGACGGCGACCGCCCGCCCCCACGTCCTGCTGACCAGCAACCGCGCCCGCGAACTCAGCGACGCGCTGCGGCGGCGCTGCCTCTACCTGTGGGTGGACTACCCCAGCCGTGCCGAGGAGCTGGAGATCGTGCGGGCGCGGCTGCCGGGCATCGACGGGGCGCTGGCGGGACAGGTGACGAGGGCCGTCCACGCCCTGCGCGAGCTGCCGCTGGGCAAGCCCCCCGGCGTGGCCGAGACGCTGGACTGGGCGGCGGCGCTCGTGGCTCTGCACCGTGACCACCTCGACGCGGAGGCGCTGGAGCTGACCCTGGGCGCGGTGCTGAAACTGCGCGAGGACCAACTGCTGGCCCGCCCGGTGCTGGAGAAGATCGCCCGGCCGTGACTGCCGATCTCCCCTCGCGCGTGGCGGCCCTGTGCGGCCACCTGCGTTCGGCCCACGGGTTCCGGCTGGGACCGGGCGAGACTGCGGCGGCCCTCGCAGCGTTGGAGGTCGTCCATCTGGGGCGTCGCCGCGAGGTGCGGGACGCCCTGCGGGCCGTGCTGACCGCCAGCCGGG from Deinococcus sp. HSC-46F16 includes:
- a CDS encoding metallophosphoesterase, whose amino-acid sequence is MTRPVVILPDLHGRLDLLEGALEYAGREWGPQVHFLSLGDAIDRGPQSVACAGTLLDLARAGRATLLMGNHERMAQEGLQWYRAYLTSQDPADYRRALEGFRWWIGNGGESVRREVGALTLETFPTGLAEYLDTLTRVVYVTGDGEVHRAVPAEPSVLVAHASPPVQHRQYPSPESAALWLRPFEGPFPLPPGVTYSVHGHTPVRAPTRLARHVYLDLGAYETGRVALLTVRGPEDVAAPPPVTVLEGRGDPAAARRYPTFGEALPVGLAARTGGHP
- a CDS encoding metallophosphoesterase, with the protein product MKVPASSTDPGRRRFLRGLLGGTLALGTLGGVGVAQAYDFGTVREEGVLPGLRSPLRVAFLTDLHYGLYIFERQIRAWVDTANAAQPDLVLLGGDFLDVRSDVDPAPLLTELARLRAPLGVYAVWGNHDYGSFGAYDRGVLGQGIPGWAERREQVAAAFAAAGITVLRNAGRSVRDDLWVGGVDDLWRGEPDVRAALAGAGEGQASVLLSHNPDLLPDLPQRVGLVLSGHTHGGQIRLPVVGAPVVPSKYGQRYAMGWVQGAHGTPGYVSRGLGVSGVPLRNLCPPEVTLLTLRPE
- a CDS encoding AAA family ATPase — its product is MTAPPEPPDLRAAFRERGYVAGGALATALRLVVALGKPLLLEGPAGVGKTEAAKTLAAALGTRLIRLQCYEGLDAQSALYEWNYARQLLHLRAAEAGGRPVRDADLYGPEFLMQRPLLEAIRQSAPPVLLIDEVDRADDAFEAFLLELLAEWQVTVPELGTLTATARPHVLLTSNRARELSDALRRRCLYLWVDYPSRAEELEIVRARLPGIDGALAGQVTRAVHALRELPLGKPPGVAETLDWAAALVALHRDHLDAEALELTLGAVLKLREDQLLARPVLEKIARP
- a CDS encoding NTP transferase domain-containing protein, with translation MPPTSPRPVWGILLAAGRGRRMGRPKPLVLLGGRPLIAYAAASLAAGGYGGLLAAVPPGEVGEGVRAALSEWPFMVVENPQPERGLLSSFRVALGALPEGVSAAAFALADMPLVTADTHRALVSAFRETGAPLVLARYGEEAVHAPPHLLRADLWPEVLALPDADHGPRSVLRAHAAGAVDVDVSAGQLLDVDTPEALAQAEARFSPPPRPPR
- a CDS encoding CHAD domain-containing protein, with amino-acid sequence MSRRSEAAGRLRPLWDALTAGDPEAVHRARKLTRRAQAELRVADAGGKTERAWRDLRRAAAPLRDHDVAGDHLRQALTELDVPGDTLAYFDRTWAERRAARLAATEWPEPPPAFKLRRGWKDRARRLIRRDGKRLLAAGEAALATHDAEQWHDWRKRLKRYRYTLALLGEVPPVLTDTLEALGRFQDAEVVLGILHGDPDLLRYERARLIAREEVARNKAQGRVRELFPELARLLSVGDAGED
- a CDS encoding carbon monoxide dehydrogenase subunit G; translation: MKLSYSGQEHVQAPPAAVWAFVQDPERVARCLPDVQEVVVHDQTHMDATVQVGVGMVRGKFKFKIEVLPDEAANRVNVKVQGGGLGSMVDLTAGANIVDNGNGTTTLDWTGDATMRGPVATVGGRVLDAQAQKLIEKTFQNMSAQVGANAGTLA